A single genomic interval of Spinacia oleracea cultivar Varoflay chromosome 6, BTI_SOV_V1, whole genome shotgun sequence harbors:
- the LOC130463546 gene encoding uncharacterized protein: protein MKLVDCCYILSDFRHSATNFWTMTPLKQVRCSCGFPVAKRTAWTHETSRRKFVACKFYNPETGQRGCDKFDWVDEGILDWKRDVTNVLVVKKHRVSTDLAIMRNRMACIEQEKARLAEEVERLKKNKGMMKVHDKEDVWVEGQDQVAKVIMESLLDVFNPIVDNNLNEEIDLTLRQLALPCLSSGDKDALDKEFSESEIKEAMLSIHSSKSPGPDGVTAEFFSLYWETVGDLVTKSVLRFFHTGYLLKEWNQSLLVMIPKNSNPELASHFRPIGLCNTIYKCISKCMVNRLKKVLPSLISNYQHTFIPGRYMEDNVLLSHELLHMVNSRKADMAVIKVDMSKAYDRVDWTFLLKVLHAYGFSAKWIQLISQCVSTVSFRTLINRKASSPFKPRCGLRQGDPISPYLFLFCMDILSRMLSLAEDIKLFKGLQISRRSPSISHLFFADDVMLFFKADERACSAVMKNLVRFGKISGQQLNLNKSFVKFSPSTSTEKKTSLRAILKMPQVSQLGNHLGVPIDIQGKKSSHFQFVVDKIAGKILSWSTLYLSQSTKLILIQTILLSISSHVMKCLKVPPSITNKIDSLIGRFWWAGAKDRGVHWVKRSLVNKPKAMGGVGIRSSELLNDSLLFKQAMRLHKDHNLLVSKVIFSTSGCCVCKKGLQRRTKIRCSLGRRGLYNASSIFEKGLAWKIGNGKDVLAASMAWVEGRIPMVRSNQLLARSRRWKVEDFIHQHSNTWNVSLIRQCFEWKDAKDILAMDLPHTPATDFIFWKGYPSGNFTVRSGYAMLVEKRIMEEDRISEDVLKALRIIWKINILPKWKVFMWKLMYGGLAVNHNLERRGFDVSNHCGYCGCEDESLHHVFQTCSVARLVWSVYRIQVHSNDNESISFTTWIQRHILLYYSKDSAENTKLEAFVAMLRSLWVTRNGRVDGSWAKKTKKAGWGWAYKDGAEDNNCYRDGGGSYGRTSTAFQAEVKACLHAMQWVKEQNINEVMLLTDSNNLVMNLKLNKDGIVVQAIWDINEIKRLAATFNTCIILKADRDRVKSAHNIANRCRKEGLSFRNRL from the exons ATGAAATTGGTAGATTGCTGCTATATACTAAGTGATTTTCGACACTCTGCCACTAATTTTTG GACCATGACACCTTTGAAGCAAGTTAGATGTAGTTGTGGTTTTCCTGTAGCAAAGAGGACCGCGTGGACTCATGAAACCTCGAGAAGGAAGTTCGTGGCTTGCAAATTCTACAATCCCGAAACTGGACAAAGGGGTTGCGATAAATTTGATTGGGTTGATGAAGGTATACTTGACTGGAAGAGGGATGTTACTAATGTGCTAGTAGTAAAAAAGCATAGGGTTTCAACTGATCTTGCCATTATGAGGAACAGAATGGCATGTATTGAGCAAGAGAAGGCTAGGCTTGCTGAAGAGGTCGAAAGGttgaagaagaacaagggcatGATGAAGGTTCATG ATAAAGAGGATGTGTGGGTGGAAGGCCAAGACCAAGTGGCAAAGGTGATCATGGAATCTCTTTTGGATGTTTTTAATCCAATTGTAGATAACAATCTCAATGAGGAAATTGATCTCACGCTACGTCAGTTAGCGCTTCCGTGTCTAAGTAGTGGAGACAAGGACGCACTGGATAAAGAATTTTCAGAATCTGAAATCAAGGAAGCCATGCTGAGTATACATAGTTCGAAATCACCAGGACCAGACGGAGTAACGGCGGAATTCTTCTCTTTATACTGGGAGACGGTTGGTGATTTAGTAACTAAGAGCGTTCTAAGATTTTTTCACACGGGCTACCTGCTCAAGGAATGGAATCAATCTCTCTTAGTTATGATCCCAAAGAATTCGAATCCGGAATTGGCTAGTCATTTTCGGCCTATCGGTTTATGTAACACAATATACAAATGCATTTCAAAATGTATGGTGAACAGATTAAAAAAGGTGTTGCCAAGTTTGATTTCCAATTACCAACACACCTTTATTCCGGGTCGCTATATGGAGGACAATGTCCTTCTGAGTCACGAACTTCTTCACATGGTTAATTCAAGAAAGGCGGATATGGCAGTTATAAAGGTAGATATGTCCAAAGCCTATGATAGGGTGGATTGGACCTTCCTTCTCAAGGTTCTTCATGCATATGGTTTTTCAGCAAAATGGATACAACTTATTTCGCAATGTGTTAGTACGGTGTCGTTTAGAACTCTGATTAATCGAAAGGCTTCATCTCCTTTCAAGCCCAGATGTGGCCTTCGACAAGGTGATCCTATCTCTCCGTACCTGTTCCTATTTTGCATGGATATTTTATCTAGAATGCTATCATTAGCAGAGGATATAAAGTTATTCAAAGGGCTTCAAATCTCAAGACGATCACCGTCGATTTCACATTTATTCTTCGCGGATGATGTCATGTTATTTTTCAAAGCGGATGAAAGGGCATGTAGTGCAGTAATGAAGAATCTGGTTAGGTTTGGTAAAATCTCAGGTCAGCAACTAAACTTAAATAAGTCCTTTGTTAAATTTTCACCATCTACAAGCACTGAAAAGAAAACGAGTCTTCGGGCAATACTCAAAATGCCGCAAGTTTCCCAGTTAGGGAACCATTTAGGAGTCCCTATTGACATTCAGGGGAAAAAATCATCACATTTCCAATTTGTTGTGGATAAAATTGCGGGGAAGATTTTAAGTTGGTCTACACTATACCTCTCCCAATCAACCAAGTTAATTCTAATCCAGACCATTCTTCTTTCTATTTCTTCCCACGTTATGAAATGCCTAAAAGTTCCGCCCTCAATTACGAATAAAATTGATTCTCTCATTGGTAGGTTTTGGTGGGCGGGTGCTAAGGATAGGGGTGTGCATTGGGTGAAAAGGAGCTTGGTTAATAAGCCAAAGGCTATGGGAGGAGTAGGTATTCGATCGTCTGAGCTTCTGAACGATAGCTTGTTATTTAAACAAGCTATGAGGCTCCATAAAGATCACAACCTTTTGGTTTCTAAGGTAATTTTCTCGACTAGCGGGTGTTGTGTTTGCAAGAAGGGTCTCCAAAGACGTACAAAGATTAGGTGCTCACTGGGCAGGAGAGGCCTTTATAATGCCTCCTCAATCTTCGAGAAAGGTCTAGCATGGAAGATTGGAAATGGAAAAGACGTGCTAGCAGCTAGTATGGCATGGGTGGAGGGAAGAATCCCAATGGTTCGTTCGAATCAACTTTTGGCACGCTCTAGAAGATGGAAGGTGGAGGACTTCATTCACCAACATAGCAACACATGGAATGTGTCTTTAATCAGGCAATGTTTTGAATGGAAGGACGCCAAGGATATCTTGGCGATGGACTTACCTCATACACCTGCTACAGATTTTATCTTCTGGAAAGGATATCCTTCAGGAAATTTCACGGTTAGGTCAGGTTACGCTATGTTAGTTGAGAAGAGGATCATGGAGGAAGATAGAATTTCTGAAGATGTTTTGAAGGCTCTACGTATAATTTGGAAAATTAATATTCTGCCAAAATGGAAGGTTTTCATGTGGAAACTTATGTACGGAGGCTTAGCTGTTAATCATAACCTGGAAAGGAGAGGCTTTGATGTTAGCAATCATTGTGGCTATTGTGGGTGTGAGGACGAGTCCTTGCATCATGTTTTCCAGACTTGTAGTGTGGCTAGATTGGTATGGTCAGTTTACCGAATACAAGTCCACTCAAATGATAATGAATCCATAAGCTTTACTACGTGGATTCAGAGACATATCCTGCTCTATTATAGCAAGGATTCAGCAGAGAACACCAAGCTCGAAGCCTTTGTTGCCATGCTTCGGAGCTTGTGGGTCACTAGGAATGGAAGG gttgatgGCTCGTGGGCAAAGAAAACAAAGAAGGCTGGCTGGGGATGGGCGTACAAAGATGGTGCGGAAGACAATAATTGCTATAGGGATGGAGGAGGGAGCTACGGGCGTACTTCTACAGCTTTCCAAGCAGAGGTCAAGGCTTGCCTACACGCTATGCAATGGGTAAAAGAGCAGAACATTAATGAGGTTATGCTACTCACAGATTCCAACAACTTGGTGATGAACTTGAAGCTGAACAAGGATGGTATAGTCGTCCAGGCTATCTGGGATATCAACGAAATCAAGAGACTAGCAGCAACGTTCAACACATGCATAATTCTAAAGGCAGACAGGGACAGAGTGAAAAGTGCTCATAATATTGCTAACAGGTGCAGGAAGGAAGGGTTGAGTTTTCGTAATAGATTATAG
- the LOC110803978 gene encoding peroxidase 1-like — protein sequence MANKVLLLVFIIAICTTFVISDGKKKLHDDKDKDKGKGKGNGHGKDKHKNNGGLAINFYGENCPRAEEIVQTVTERHVSSNPDLPAKLLRVLFHDCFVRGCDGSVLLNSAKGSQSEKEASANRNLAGFEVVEDIKEEIEKECPDVVSCADILALATRDAVSLQYGRPLWEVPTGRRDGTTSLASEAEANLPSSFSKFPVLLNNFAIKGLSVRDLVALSGAHTIGVSRCNFVSSRLFNFTGKGDQDPSLNPSYADFLRTQCKGPSDATTTLELDPKSSLSFDNHYFQILKEHKGLFMSDAALLDDANARKITEEFLNSERFFDEFATSMEKMGAIGVLTGRQGQIRKQCTLVN from the exons ATGGCTAACAAGGTTTTGTTATTGGTATTTATCATAGCGATTTGTACTACTTTTGTCATTTCTGATGGTAAGAAAAAATTGCATGACGATAAAGACAAAGATAAAGGTAAAGGTAAAGGTAACGGTCATGGAAAGGATAAACACAAAAACAATGGCGGTCTAGCGATCAATTTTTATGGAGAAAATTGTCCTCGTGCAGAAGAGATTGTGCAGACGGTTACTGAGAGACATGTCTCTAGTAACCCAGACTTGCCTGCAAAGCTCCTGAGAGTGCTTTTCCATGATTGTTTTGTCAGG GGTTGTGATGGTTCAGTGTTATTAAACTCAGCAAAAGGTTCTCAATCAGAGAAAGAAGCATCAGCCAACCGAAACTTAGCAGGTTTCGAAGTTGTTGAAGATATTAAAGAGGAGATCGAGAAAGAGTGCCCAGATGTTGTGTCTTGTGCTGATATCTTGGCTCTTGCTACCAGGGACGCTGTTTCTCTCCAA TATGGGAGGCCCTTGTGGGAGGTGCCCACCGGCAGAAGAGATGGAACAACATCATTGGCATCGGAGGCTGAAGCAAATCTTCCTTCCTCATTCTCTAAGTTCCCTGTCCTTTTAAACAACTTCGCCATAAAGGGCCTATCTGTTCGTGATCTTGTGGCATTATCAG GTGCGCATACAATTGGAGTAAGTCGTTGTAACTTTGTGAGCTCAAGGCTATTTAACTTCACTGGAAAGGGAGATCAAGACCCTTCATTAAACCCATCTTATGCTGATTTCTTAAGGACCCAATGTAAAGGACCAAGTGATGCCACAACCACTCTTGAATTAGACCCTAAAAGTTCCCTCTCCTTCGACAACCATTACTTCCAAATATTAAAGGAACATAAGGGTCTTTTCATGTCCGACGCCGCCCTCCTCGACGATGCTAACGCCCGTAAAATCACCGAAGAGTTTCTTAACTCGGAAAGGTTCTTTGATGAGTTTGCTACGTCTATGGAAAAGATGGGAGCCATTGGTGTGCTTACCGGACGTCAAGGGCAGATTAGGAAACAATGCACTTTGGTTAACTAA
- the LOC110803970 gene encoding rho GTPase-activating protein 2 translates to MTGLIMVTKGGGCGGGGGGTKSPAPTKGMTDEQNQLSLVAFLLAALRKSMVSCRVDRREQVISAVQQMEIGWPTNVKHITHVTFDRFQGFLGLPVEFEVEIPRKVPSASVSVFGVSAESMQCAYDTKGNSVPFILLLMQERLYSQEGLKAEGIFRINPENGQEEQVRDEINRGIVPDDIDVHCLAGLIKTWFRELPSGVLDGLSPEQVLQCNSEQDYFLLVKQLKPMEAALLNWAIDLMADVVEEEEFNKMNARNIAMVFAPNMTQMSDPLTALMHAVQVMNLLKTLITKTLREREEVVTEGNYSPMSSHSSGQESDEEYNSQQEMDTSCESRGPGSDCDESADYNHNEEYEHEDEGDSLREIGGNTLSEIGGGSLREIEECFLRQLDRNKIISNRQDEAETVNSDSNSDSGERNTFDSKSLSERYESVKDVEMDQLVETASSMPLLVNS, encoded by the exons ATGACAGGCCTTATAATGGTTACAAAAGGCGGAGGTTGCGGCGGAGGCGGTGGCGGTACAAAAAGTCCAGCACCAACAAAAGGAATGACAGACGAGCAGAATCAGCTGTCATTAGTTGCATTCCTCTTAGCAGCATTGAGGAAATCAATGGTTTCTTGCCGCGTAGATCGAAGAGAACAAGTTATCTCAGCTGTTCAACAAATGGAAATTGGTTGGCCTACTAATGTCAAACATATTACTCATGTTACATTTGATCGTTTCCAGGGGTTTCTTGGTCTTCCTGTtgagtttgaagttgaaatcCCTCGCAAAGTTCCCAGTGCTAG TGTGAGCGTATTTGGTGTTTCAGCAGAATCAATGCAATGTGCGTATGATACCAAAGGAAATAGTGTCCCTTTTATACTACTGCTAATGCAAGAGAGGCTGTACTCACAGGAGGGTCTCAAG GCAGAAGGAATCTTTCGTATAAACCCAGAAAATGGTCAAGAAGAACAAGTTAGAGATGAGATTAACCGGGGCATTGTGCCAGATGACATAGATGTGCATTGTCTAGCTGGCTTAATTAAGACCTGGTTTCGGGAGCTCCCTTCTGGAGTATTGGATGGTCTTTCACCGGAGCAAGTTCTTCAATGTAACAGTGAACAAGATTACTTCTTGCTGGTAAAACAGCTTAAACCTATGGAAGCTGCACTTCTCAACTGGGCTATTGATCTTATGGCTGATGTGGTCGAGGAGGAGGAATTCAACAAGATGAATGCCAGAAATATTGCAATGGTTTTTGCTCCAAACATGACTCAG ATGTCTGATCCGCTTACAGCTCTAATGCATGCTGTTCAAGTCATGAACTTGCTCAAAACCCTCATAACTAAAACTCTAAGGGAACGTGAAGAGGTTGTTACTGAGGGTAACTATTCACCTATGTCATCCCATTCTTCAGGCCAGGAGAGTGATGAGGAGTACAACAGCCAGCAGGAAATGGATACAAGTTGTGAGTCAAGAGGGCCTGGTTCTGATTGTGATGAATCTGCTGATTATAATCACAATGAAGAGTATGAACATGAAGATGAAGGTGATTCCTTGAGAGAAATAGGCGGTAATACCTTGAGCGAAATAGGTGGTGGTTCCTTGAGAGAAATAGAAGAATGTTTCCTGAGGCAATTGGATAGAAACAAGATAATTAGCAATCGGCAGGATGAGGCAGAAACAGTAAATTCTGACAGTAATTCTGACAGTGGTGAACGTAATACATTTGACTCAAAAAGCTTATCAGAAAGATACGAGAGTGTAAAAGACGTGGAGATGGATCAGCTAGTCGAGACTGCATCATCGATGCCCTTGCTCGTGAACAGTTGA